The Humulus lupulus chromosome 3, drHumLupu1.1, whole genome shotgun sequence genome window below encodes:
- the LOC133821328 gene encoding uncharacterized protein LOC133821328 — protein MFVDTAPEVEALMDTTLEVEAPINTSTLPETPTPSLSIHPEPLKKDVKCKLYVGQGGDVVALRRVVATKGNVHGKILAPGNYREVIDKCLDGSAKLPVSVRDETTLVVHAVNSFVAWPSHLIISYDHEQEPKRLKRKRISAACLPTQDLKHPQQQLPTTQEEVGSSMASKLPIIFKVSIGLPMFLKILLGSVKYVEPGFMIDILMETNIMGEQYTLYISDEDIVHFGLMEEISASCISFYIRRHWMLVIIDPDDDTCYYLDPLRKSPPNDLKNLMNSVSSHIKRKTGRNEKKIQVENSQFPSSNIFSRVRLLYHKDDEGLLLE, from the exons ATGTTTGTTGACACTGCTCCAGAAGTTGAGGCACTGATGGACACTACTCTAGAAGTTGAGGCACCTATTAACACTAGTACTTTACCTGAGACACCTACACCTTCACTTTCTATTCATCCTGAGCCACTGAAG AAAGATGTTAAGTGCAAATTATACGTTGGGCAAGGTGGTGATGTTGTGGCTCTTAGACGGGTGGTGGCTACCAAAGGCAATGTACATGGGAAAATTTTAGCACCTGGTAACTATCGCGAGGTTATTGATAAATGTCTAGATGGGAGTGCGAAACTACCTGTCTCAGTTAGGGATGAGACAACTCTTGTGGTTCATGCGGTCAACAGTTTTGTTGCTTGGCCATCGCATCTGATCATTTCTTATGATCATGAACAG GAACCCAAGAGACTAAAGAGAAAGAGGATTTCAGCCGCTTGTCTGCCAACACAAGACCTAAAACATCCTCAACAACAGCTTCCCACTACTCAAGAAGAGGTAGGATCAAGTATGGCTAGTAAGCTGCCGATTATCTTCAAGGTTTCCATTGGACTTCCCATGTTTTTGAAGATACTTCTGGGTTCAGTTAAGTACGTAGAACCAGGATTCATGATTGACATTCTTATGGAGACCAATATTATGGGTGAACAATATACCTTATATATCTCAGATGAGGATATAGTACACTTTGGACTTATGGAAGAAATCAGCGCGTCTTGCATTTCATTCTATATCag ACGTCACTGGATGTTAGTGATCATTGATCCAGATGACGATACATGTTACTATCTTGATCCACTTAGAAAATCCCCTCCAAATGATTTGAAGAACCTTATGAATAG TGTCTCTTCACACATTAAGCGAAAGACAGGaaggaatgaaaaaaaaatacaagtggAAAATAGTCAATTTCCCTCGTCAAACATCTTCAGTAGAGTGCGGCTTTTATATCATAAGGATGATGAAGGACTATTGCTTGAATGA